One genomic window of Boudabousia tangfeifanii includes the following:
- a CDS encoding (Fe-S)-binding protein, with protein MKIALFATCIGDAQFPQAPQATVHLLERLGHEVVFPQSQACCGQMHVNTGYFKEALPIIENHVRTFEPVLDGEWDAIVVPSGSCTGSIRHQQKLVADDAGRTELGKKAQAIAGKTYELSELLVDVLGLEDVGAYFPHRVTYHPTCHSMRVAKVGDKPYRLLQNVEGIDFVPLPEEKSCCGFGGTFAMKNSGTSTAMLADKMTNIASTKAEILCAGDYSCLMHIGGGLSRIRAGIRVMHLAEILAGTKDEPWVSPSTNTTLGV; from the coding sequence GTGAAAATTGCTTTATTCGCCACGTGCATTGGTGACGCACAGTTCCCTCAAGCACCACAGGCAACGGTGCACTTGTTAGAACGTCTCGGTCACGAAGTCGTCTTCCCGCAGTCGCAGGCCTGCTGTGGACAGATGCACGTCAACACTGGCTACTTTAAAGAAGCCCTGCCTATTATTGAAAACCACGTACGTACTTTTGAACCTGTTCTAGATGGTGAGTGGGATGCAATCGTCGTGCCCTCTGGCTCTTGCACCGGCTCCATCCGTCACCAGCAAAAGTTGGTTGCAGATGATGCTGGCCGTACCGAACTCGGCAAAAAAGCCCAAGCCATCGCAGGCAAAACCTACGAACTATCGGAACTCTTGGTAGACGTCCTCGGCCTCGAAGATGTGGGCGCGTACTTCCCACACCGAGTCACCTACCACCCCACCTGCCACTCCATGCGTGTTGCCAAGGTAGGCGACAAGCCATACCGTCTCTTGCAGAATGTAGAAGGCATCGACTTTGTCCCCCTACCGGAAGAAAAGTCTTGCTGTGGCTTCGGTGGTACCTTCGCCATGAAGAACTCCGGAACCTCGACCGCAATGTTGGCCGACAAGATGACCAACATTGCCTCGACCAAGGCCGAAATTCTCTGCGCTGGTGACTACTCATGCTTGATGCACATTGGCGGTGGCCTCTCGCGTATCCGCGCGGGTATTCGCGTCATGCACCTAGCAGAAATCCTCGCAGGCACCAAGGATGAGCCTTGGGTATCGCCAAGCACTAACACAACTTTGGGGGTGTAA
- a CDS encoding L-lactate permease codes for MISPLLQAGLGAASFTPNPQAIGGSVVVTALVGLIPLLAFFVLLGAFKVKTHWCAIISFLLAVVIAIVGFKMPFGMTLAAGTQGLALGFMPIIYIIIAAVWLYNLTEVSGRSDDLRSVFNTVGKGDVRAQALIVAFSFCGLLEGLAGFGAPVAIVAAMLVTLGVKPLKAAAVTVVGNAINVGFGAMAIPVTTAGKLGGVAPTYVANVMGHITPFIAVFIPLILLAMMDGKRGVAQLWPLALVVGAVTAAGHFFTASFSYELTAVLASLLGFGAAYLFLLVWTPKTPDEYRSQVDAASAPSASRISLALAPYVLVVVLIAFTKLWKLGVDIDQALKATDLKLKWPGVYGQLLNADGTPATSAIYNLQTLSNPGTWIFVAAIIVVFLYAATDSEGRYPMTIQKGFATLANTVYNLRLSILTIAMVMALAFVMNFSGQTTSIGAALALTGAAFGFLSPTLGWLGTAVAGSATSAGALFANLQSTAAAGAHLNPGVLLSANTIGGGLGKIVSPQNLTIAATAIGEPGTESEILRKVAPISIGLLLFLGILVFAASQGWMGAYLPELVVN; via the coding sequence ATGATTTCGCCTTTACTCCAAGCAGGATTGGGGGCCGCTTCCTTTACCCCGAATCCTCAAGCGATCGGCGGCTCCGTAGTAGTCACCGCCCTCGTCGGCTTAATTCCACTTTTGGCATTTTTTGTTTTGCTAGGTGCTTTTAAAGTTAAAACTCACTGGTGTGCCATTATTTCTTTTCTGTTGGCGGTAGTGATCGCCATTGTGGGCTTCAAGATGCCCTTTGGCATGACATTGGCCGCCGGTACGCAAGGTCTCGCCCTCGGCTTCATGCCGATTATTTACATCATCATCGCGGCAGTCTGGCTCTACAACCTCACTGAAGTCAGCGGCCGCTCCGATGACCTGCGCTCCGTGTTCAACACCGTCGGCAAAGGTGACGTGCGCGCCCAAGCGCTTATCGTGGCTTTCAGCTTCTGTGGTTTGCTTGAAGGCCTTGCAGGTTTCGGTGCCCCAGTTGCTATTGTGGCCGCCATGCTGGTCACCCTTGGGGTCAAGCCATTGAAAGCTGCTGCCGTCACCGTGGTAGGCAATGCTATTAACGTCGGCTTTGGCGCGATGGCCATTCCGGTAACTACCGCCGGTAAACTCGGCGGAGTAGCTCCTACTTACGTCGCCAACGTCATGGGTCATATCACCCCATTTATCGCTGTTTTCATCCCACTCATTCTGCTAGCCATGATGGACGGCAAACGTGGTGTCGCTCAGCTTTGGCCTTTGGCCCTTGTGGTTGGCGCAGTTACCGCCGCTGGCCATTTCTTCACTGCTTCCTTCAGCTACGAACTGACCGCAGTATTGGCATCATTGCTCGGCTTCGGTGCAGCCTACCTCTTCTTATTGGTTTGGACTCCGAAGACCCCAGACGAATACCGTTCCCAGGTTGACGCGGCTTCTGCGCCCTCGGCTAGCCGCATTAGCTTGGCTTTGGCCCCCTACGTACTAGTCGTCGTTTTGATCGCTTTCACCAAACTATGGAAACTCGGGGTTGATATCGATCAGGCTCTCAAGGCCACCGATCTCAAACTTAAGTGGCCAGGAGTTTACGGTCAGCTCCTTAACGCTGATGGCACTCCAGCAACCTCGGCAATCTACAATCTCCAAACCCTGTCTAACCCAGGCACTTGGATTTTCGTTGCGGCCATTATTGTGGTGTTCTTGTACGCTGCCACCGATTCCGAGGGCCGCTACCCCATGACCATCCAAAAAGGCTTTGCTACCTTGGCCAATACGGTCTACAACTTGCGCCTTTCGATTTTGACCATCGCCATGGTGATGGCTTTGGCCTTCGTCATGAACTTCTCGGGTCAGACCACTTCAATCGGTGCGGCCTTGGCTCTCACCGGGGCTGCTTTCGGTTTCCTCTCCCCCACTTTGGGCTGGCTGGGAACCGCCGTCGCCGGTTCCGCCACGTCAGCTGGTGCCCTCTTCGCCAACTTGCAGTCGACTGCTGCTGCCGGTGCTCACTTGAACCCAGGGGTCTTGCTTTCTGCTAACACCATCGGTGGCGGGCTCGGTAAGATCGTCTCCCCACAGAACCTGACCATTGCAGCCACGGCCATCGGCGAACCAGGTACCGAATCCGAAATCTTGCGCAAAGTTGCTCCCATCTCGATCGGTTTGCTCCTCTTCCTAGGCATTTTGGTCTTCGCGGCCTCACAAGGCTGGATGGGCGCTTATCTACCAGAACTAGTCGTGAACTAG
- the glpK gene encoding glycerol kinase GlpK has translation MEKLVLAIDQGTTSTRAMLFDHDGQVREVAQLEHKQYFPKAGWVEHDATEIWKNTRRVVAQVLSSAEINRHQLAGIGITNQRETVVVWEKGTGKPIHHAIVWQDVRTEQICQELAKDGGKERFQAACGLPLATYFSAPKIKWILDHVEGARERAEAGELLAGTMDTWVLWNLTGGSDGGVHATDVTNASRTMLMDLHTLKWRDDLCEAFDVPRQMLPEIKPSVGLFGHGRKNGLLIDTPITGILGDQQAACFGQACFTPGDVKNTYGTGCFMLLNTGTKPAISENGLLTTLAYQIGDEAPVYALEGSVAVAGSLVQWLRDNLGIISSAAEVEELAKSVDDNGGVYFVPAFSGLFAPHWRPDARGAIVGLTRFNTKAHLARAVEEATAFQSAEVLAAMKQDAEVELTCLQVDGGMTRDNLLMQFQADILGMPVSVPKVAETTALGVAYAAGLGADYWSSLDEISNNWQEGKTWQPQMEREVAARKMRLWAKAVDRTLDWVDEDVLAEG, from the coding sequence ATGGAAAAACTAGTACTCGCGATCGACCAGGGCACCACTTCTACCCGTGCCATGCTCTTTGACCATGACGGTCAAGTTCGAGAGGTCGCCCAATTAGAGCACAAACAGTACTTTCCCAAAGCCGGTTGGGTCGAGCATGATGCCACCGAAATTTGGAAAAATACTCGCCGTGTGGTGGCACAAGTACTGTCCTCGGCAGAAATTAACCGCCACCAGTTGGCCGGAATTGGGATTACCAATCAACGCGAAACCGTCGTGGTTTGGGAAAAAGGCACCGGCAAACCAATCCATCACGCCATTGTCTGGCAAGATGTTCGCACCGAACAAATCTGCCAAGAGCTGGCGAAAGACGGAGGCAAAGAACGTTTCCAAGCAGCTTGCGGTCTACCATTAGCTACCTATTTTTCGGCGCCAAAGATTAAGTGGATCTTGGACCACGTCGAGGGCGCCCGCGAGCGTGCCGAAGCTGGCGAGTTATTGGCTGGCACGATGGACACGTGGGTACTGTGGAATCTCACCGGCGGTAGTGACGGCGGGGTTCACGCCACTGACGTCACCAATGCCTCGCGTACCATGCTGATGGATCTGCACACCCTAAAGTGGCGAGATGACTTGTGCGAAGCTTTTGACGTTCCTCGCCAAATGTTGCCAGAGATTAAGCCTTCAGTGGGCTTGTTCGGGCATGGTCGCAAGAATGGTCTGCTAATCGATACTCCTATCACCGGCATCCTCGGTGACCAGCAGGCTGCTTGTTTCGGACAAGCTTGTTTCACCCCAGGGGATGTCAAAAATACATACGGGACCGGCTGCTTTATGCTGCTTAATACTGGCACCAAGCCAGCTATCTCGGAAAATGGTTTGCTTACCACTTTGGCATACCAAATTGGTGACGAAGCACCCGTTTACGCCCTGGAAGGTTCGGTCGCAGTGGCAGGTTCTTTAGTGCAATGGTTGCGAGACAACCTAGGCATTATTTCCTCCGCGGCCGAGGTCGAAGAGCTAGCGAAGAGCGTTGACGACAATGGCGGGGTTTATTTCGTTCCAGCCTTCTCTGGTCTTTTCGCCCCTCACTGGCGTCCCGATGCGCGCGGCGCAATTGTTGGTTTGACTCGCTTCAACACCAAAGCCCACTTAGCCCGAGCCGTCGAGGAAGCCACCGCTTTCCAAAGCGCCGAAGTACTTGCAGCCATGAAACAGGATGCCGAGGTCGAGTTAACCTGTTTACAAGTCGATGGCGGCATGACCCGCGATAACCTGCTCATGCAGTTCCAGGCAGACATTTTAGGAATGCCTGTTTCCGTCCCTAAAGTTGCCGAAACTACCGCACTTGGTGTGGCCTATGCCGCTGGCTTGGGCGCAGATTACTGGTCTTCGCTTGATGAAATCAGTAACAACTGGCAAGAGGGTAAAACCTGGCAGCCACAAATGGAACGTGAAGTTGCCGCCCGCAAAATGCGTCTTTGGGCCAAGGCCGTGGACAGAACTCTCGATTGGGTAGATGAGGATGTACTAGCCGAAGGCTAG
- a CDS encoding glycerol-3-phosphate dehydrogenase/oxidase, with product MSKSALNLEQRESALKGLAEIPELDVLVVGGGVTGAGIALDAATRGLNTGVVEAQDWGQGTSSRSSKLVHGGLRYLYNLDFFLVAEALKERGLLLTKLAPHLVRAQPFLWPLKTPVIERTYSAIGVGMYDALAQVAHLGSVGIQKHYSQKGALELFPDIRPETTTGAIRFYDCRVDDARLVMTLIRTAIKHGALAASRTAVVEYLREGNTVVGARLRDLETGHEFPVRAKQVIQATGVWTEETQSLAHTNGGLKVLASKGIHIVVPKDRIKGKTGLFLRTEKSVLFIIPWDRYWVIGTTDTKYHENLEHPVACAEDIDYILDHANAVLSSNLTHDDIIGTWAGLRPLLQPGTKDDDKAKSTKVSREHTVTAAAPGLSVIAGGKLTTYRVMAKDAVDFALGKQTAKTRPSVTDKILLCGADGYAGYWNRRKKLAKTTGWETGRVEALLHRYGSDIELLQEMCVDDESLAEPLKEAPQYLRAEVAFACTHEGAMHLEDLMALRTHLNYESKDKGLSAAAEVAEIAAKYLGWDEATKQAELQKYQERCEAEAAAALIRDEQAAQARRGTAGEVTSWKN from the coding sequence ATGAGTAAATCAGCATTAAATCTCGAACAGCGCGAGTCTGCCCTCAAAGGGCTAGCAGAAATCCCTGAACTCGACGTCCTAGTAGTCGGCGGTGGTGTTACCGGTGCAGGTATCGCCCTCGATGCTGCCACCCGTGGTCTCAATACCGGTGTCGTAGAAGCACAAGATTGGGGACAAGGAACCTCCTCTCGCTCCTCCAAACTCGTGCATGGCGGTTTGCGCTACCTCTACAACCTCGACTTCTTCTTGGTAGCAGAAGCACTGAAAGAACGTGGTTTGTTGCTGACCAAACTGGCACCACATTTAGTTCGTGCCCAGCCATTCCTCTGGCCTCTCAAAACCCCAGTAATTGAACGCACCTACTCGGCGATCGGGGTTGGCATGTACGACGCCCTCGCCCAAGTTGCCCACCTAGGTTCGGTGGGAATTCAAAAACACTACTCCCAAAAAGGCGCCCTCGAACTTTTCCCAGACATTCGCCCGGAAACCACCACCGGCGCTATTCGCTTCTATGACTGCCGCGTAGATGATGCCCGTCTGGTCATGACCCTAATCCGTACCGCCATCAAGCATGGAGCGTTGGCTGCCAGCCGAACCGCGGTGGTCGAATATCTCCGCGAAGGTAACACTGTCGTAGGAGCTCGCCTTCGTGACCTCGAAACTGGCCACGAATTCCCAGTCCGAGCCAAGCAGGTTATCCAAGCCACCGGTGTTTGGACCGAAGAAACCCAAAGCCTCGCTCACACCAATGGTGGGCTCAAAGTTCTGGCCTCCAAGGGCATCCACATTGTGGTCCCCAAGGATCGCATTAAGGGCAAGACCGGCTTGTTCCTTCGCACTGAAAAATCTGTACTTTTCATCATCCCATGGGATCGCTACTGGGTGATCGGCACCACCGACACCAAGTACCATGAGAACCTTGAGCATCCCGTCGCCTGTGCGGAAGACATTGATTACATTTTGGATCATGCCAATGCGGTTCTTTCCAGCAACCTCACTCACGATGACATCATCGGTACTTGGGCTGGGCTCCGTCCACTCCTACAACCAGGCACCAAGGATGACGACAAAGCCAAATCCACCAAGGTCTCCCGCGAGCACACAGTCACTGCGGCCGCACCCGGTCTTAGCGTTATCGCTGGTGGCAAGCTAACCACCTATCGAGTGATGGCTAAAGACGCCGTAGATTTCGCCCTCGGTAAGCAAACGGCAAAAACGCGTCCTTCAGTCACTGACAAGATCTTGTTGTGTGGTGCTGACGGTTATGCCGGCTATTGGAATCGCCGGAAAAAGCTGGCCAAGACGACTGGCTGGGAAACTGGTCGAGTTGAAGCACTCCTACACCGTTATGGCAGCGACATCGAACTCCTGCAAGAAATGTGCGTCGACGATGAAAGCTTGGCCGAGCCACTCAAGGAAGCGCCGCAGTATTTGCGGGCCGAGGTCGCCTTCGCTTGCACCCACGAGGGGGCAATGCATCTTGAAGACTTAATGGCCTTACGCACCCACTTGAACTACGAATCCAAGGACAAGGGTTTAAGTGCGGCGGCAGAAGTAGCCGAGATTGCGGCGAAATACCTTGGATGGGACGAAGCCACCAAGCAGGCCGAACTGCAAAAGTATCAAGAACGCTGCGAAGCCGAGGCCGCCGCGGCATTGATTCGAGATGAGCAGGCTGCTCAGGCTCGACGCGGCACTGCCGGCGAGGTCACCTCATGGAAAAACTAG
- a CDS encoding NYN domain-containing protein: MSGTTYLLVDGENIDATLGMSVLGRRPEKDERPRWDRILDFAYDTWDRGANGLFFLNASSGFIPMNFVQALVAMSYRPLPLSGEGNEKVVDIGIQRTLDAILEQGHGDVILATHDADFAPQLQALIDDGRRVGVMCFREFASGQLGEMAHHGLHLYDLEYDVHAFQVSLPRLEIIPLSEFDPHDFL, translated from the coding sequence ATGAGTGGAACCACCTATCTTCTAGTTGACGGAGAAAACATTGATGCGACTCTAGGCATGTCTGTGCTTGGGCGTCGCCCCGAAAAAGACGAACGCCCCCGTTGGGATCGCATCCTCGACTTTGCCTACGACACTTGGGATCGTGGCGCCAATGGTCTTTTCTTCCTAAACGCCTCCAGTGGTTTCATCCCAATGAACTTCGTGCAAGCATTGGTTGCGATGTCGTACCGCCCACTCCCCCTTTCTGGGGAAGGCAACGAAAAAGTTGTTGACATTGGCATTCAGCGCACTCTCGACGCCATTTTGGAGCAAGGCCATGGCGACGTCATTCTGGCTACCCATGATGCCGATTTCGCCCCACAGCTCCAAGCGCTAATCGACGATGGTCGTCGTGTTGGCGTAATGTGTTTCCGCGAATTCGCCTCTGGACAGCTAGGCGAAATGGCTCATCACGGTTTGCACCTATATGACCTCGAATATGACGTTCACGCTTTCCAAGTCAGCTTGCCGCGCCTCGAAATCATTCCACTATCCGAGTTCGACCCACACGATTTCCTCTGA
- a CDS encoding PspA/IM30 family protein — protein MAEKQSILGRITQLAKANINALLDRAEDPEKMLDQMIRDYTNSIAEAESAVAQTIGNLRLAEKDHEEDVAEVKQWGEKAAAASAKADELRKGGDDAAADKFDNLAKVALAKQLSAEKEVASAEPMLQSQRELAEKLKAGINQMRDKLEDLKGKRDELVARQKTAAAQNMVQDAVSKISVLDPTTELSRFEERVRKEEAMAMGRSELAADSLESQFAELENAGDDAEIAARFAALKKQD, from the coding sequence ATGGCAGAAAAGCAATCAATCCTCGGCCGTATCACTCAACTTGCAAAGGCCAATATCAATGCACTTCTTGACCGGGCTGAAGACCCTGAGAAGATGCTAGATCAGATGATTCGTGACTACACGAACTCCATCGCAGAAGCCGAATCCGCCGTTGCGCAAACCATTGGCAACCTCCGTCTAGCTGAAAAAGATCACGAAGAGGACGTTGCTGAAGTAAAGCAGTGGGGCGAAAAAGCCGCCGCCGCTTCCGCCAAAGCTGACGAACTTCGTAAGGGTGGCGACGATGCCGCAGCCGACAAGTTCGATAACCTAGCGAAGGTCGCCCTAGCCAAGCAGCTCTCTGCAGAAAAGGAAGTAGCTAGTGCAGAACCAATGCTCCAGTCCCAGCGCGAACTTGCTGAGAAGCTAAAGGCCGGCATCAACCAGATGCGCGACAAGCTTGAAGATCTTAAAGGCAAGCGCGATGAACTTGTTGCTCGCCAAAAGACTGCCGCTGCTCAGAACATGGTGCAAGACGCAGTTTCGAAGATCTCGGTCCTTGACCCCACTACCGAACTATCACGCTTCGAAGAGCGCGTTCGCAAGGAAGAAGCTATGGCTATGGGTCGTAGCGAACTCGCTGCCGACTCTCTCGAAAGTCAGTTCGCTGAGCTAGAAAACGCTGGCGACGATGCTGAAATCGCCGCTCGTTTTGCTGCTCTGAAGAAACAAGACTGA
- a CDS encoding TPM domain-containing protein has product MTIFSRVIKSASDSDKSTSRHAPRRGQITRSALTLLLGFIMVFLPVMLSVPAIARADAGWTVNDEAGVLENPKEVANTFENASRQIGDVNLKLALINDFSGSNLERYGEQYAEANHLAANDILLIASISKRKYAHIYGPDTHLDNTVKQRVDRAFQTALKDGMKTNNWDRAMSDLATQLAADLNGTGNGNNSDDDSLANSLVSGNSSRGLFQGIFGVFGVAVMAFVGALIYAMTKLTGAKKKRTTTTTGGTYQPQTPPEPEVALEDLATQANNQLLEIDNGLRDAEEELEFARLQFGQAATDDFAKVLTEAKPKVDQAWELLAQANSSDNEAQLRGLYQQILQITGKIDDDLNQNRATFERLRTDESELPNQIPQMRERLRELTSTVRSAPSELAALRASFPKTNLDSLTAIPPRMEQLVEAANSALDESQQRLDEGDKASAKHQLELAQRMYTQAHTLQNQLSQAHDTLVKAGELLVRAISSISADLSDVERLAPNDLALQKFVADAKQAISAAENARHGGADPIAALNNLAEAEKALDLALEPYRSKDEARKRQLAGSSTKLAAVNAKVMRARTYLEMNRGVASNQARTALAQAENALREARESIASESDQVATRLEEADQAAQTAIDLVNRDLNGYQQRAPRPMNSNGGFLEGLILGGILNGGSRHSWGSSSPSWGSSSGSFGSFGGGFSSGGGGSFGGGFSSGGGGSF; this is encoded by the coding sequence ATGACTATTTTTTCTCGAGTAATCAAATCAGCTTCTGATAGCGACAAATCTACCTCGCGACATGCTCCTCGTCGAGGTCAGATTACTCGCTCTGCGCTAACGCTTTTACTTGGATTCATCATGGTCTTCCTACCAGTTATGCTTAGCGTTCCGGCAATCGCTCGCGCCGATGCTGGCTGGACAGTAAATGACGAGGCCGGAGTACTCGAGAACCCAAAGGAAGTTGCTAACACCTTTGAAAATGCAAGCCGCCAGATTGGTGACGTCAATCTGAAACTAGCCTTAATCAATGATTTCTCTGGCAGCAACTTAGAGCGTTACGGCGAGCAATATGCGGAGGCTAATCACCTTGCCGCTAATGACATCCTCCTAATCGCTTCGATTTCTAAACGCAAGTATGCCCACATTTATGGTCCCGATACTCACTTAGATAACACCGTTAAGCAAAGAGTCGACAGAGCTTTCCAAACGGCTCTGAAAGACGGCATGAAAACCAACAACTGGGACCGTGCAATGAGCGATCTAGCTACCCAGTTAGCCGCAGATCTCAATGGCACCGGAAATGGCAATAATTCAGATGACGATTCTCTAGCTAATTCACTGGTGAGCGGTAACTCTAGCCGAGGTCTATTCCAAGGTATTTTTGGAGTATTCGGGGTAGCTGTTATGGCCTTTGTTGGCGCTTTGATTTACGCCATGACGAAGTTGACTGGAGCGAAGAAAAAGCGGACCACCACCACTACCGGTGGAACTTATCAGCCACAGACCCCACCTGAGCCTGAAGTAGCTTTGGAAGATCTTGCCACGCAAGCTAATAACCAGTTATTAGAAATCGACAACGGTCTGCGCGATGCCGAAGAGGAACTTGAGTTTGCTCGTCTACAGTTTGGGCAAGCTGCTACCGACGACTTCGCCAAAGTACTAACTGAGGCTAAGCCCAAGGTTGATCAGGCTTGGGAACTATTGGCGCAGGCAAATAGCAGCGATAATGAAGCTCAGTTGCGCGGCCTTTACCAACAGATTTTGCAGATTACCGGCAAGATCGACGATGATTTGAATCAGAACCGGGCAACTTTCGAAAGACTGCGTACTGATGAATCCGAGCTCCCCAACCAGATCCCTCAAATGAGAGAACGTCTACGGGAACTGACCAGCACCGTTCGTTCCGCCCCCTCTGAATTGGCTGCTTTGCGTGCGTCCTTCCCCAAGACAAACTTGGATTCTTTGACCGCAATTCCACCTCGAATGGAACAGTTAGTCGAGGCCGCTAATTCTGCCCTCGACGAGTCCCAGCAACGCTTGGACGAAGGCGATAAAGCTAGCGCTAAACACCAGCTCGAGTTGGCGCAACGCATGTACACCCAAGCTCACACGCTACAAAACCAGCTTTCTCAAGCCCATGACACCTTGGTGAAAGCAGGTGAGCTCTTGGTTCGTGCTATCAGCTCAATTAGCGCCGACCTTTCTGACGTGGAACGTCTGGCACCTAACGATTTAGCACTCCAAAAGTTCGTGGCCGACGCCAAGCAAGCAATTTCAGCAGCTGAGAACGCTCGTCATGGTGGAGCCGATCCAATCGCCGCACTCAACAATCTGGCAGAAGCCGAAAAAGCCTTGGACTTGGCACTTGAGCCTTATCGCTCCAAGGATGAAGCTCGGAAACGTCAGTTGGCCGGCAGTTCCACCAAATTGGCAGCGGTCAACGCAAAGGTCATGCGGGCACGAACTTACCTTGAAATGAACCGTGGCGTTGCTTCTAACCAAGCTCGCACCGCCCTCGCACAGGCAGAAAACGCCCTCCGGGAGGCACGCGAAAGTATTGCAAGCGAATCTGACCAAGTCGCCACTCGCTTGGAAGAAGCGGACCAGGCAGCCCAAACTGCAATCGACCTAGTGAATCGCGATCTCAATGGCTACCAGCAACGCGCGCCCAGGCCGATGAATTCCAATGGAGGCTTCCTAGAGGGCCTAATCCTCGGAGGTATTCTAAACGGCGGTTCACGACATTCTTGGGGTTCATCCTCACCTTCCTGGGGCTCCAGCTCAGGCAGTTTCGGTTCCTTTGGTGGCGGCTTTAGTTCCGGCGGGGGCGGTTCTTTCGGCGGCGGTTTCAGCTCCGGCGGTGGCGGCAGCTTCTAG
- a CDS encoding HAD family hydrolase yields MCAPSPIFGLIRLGRKLLKANLIVKFRVMKAVVFDMYGVLYRHAAPEVMHWIIGQSGAYIQGVSAQQFLTAWAHDRHSIDAGLVSLEDYWAQMNELCNVDFDWKTFIDLEAKYFGSTDHEMLDFAREIKARGYRIGILSNIPEYMNRAVYDHLEWFSEFDVVIRSCEHGLAKPDLEIYQLTAQQLGIEPQNILFLDDNEANITGAKKAGMIAHLHHDLEETRRIVDDFLAD; encoded by the coding sequence ATGTGTGCTCCCTCACCGATATTTGGTTTGATTCGCCTCGGGCGCAAGTTGCTGAAAGCTAACTTAATCGTTAAGTTTCGAGTTATGAAAGCGGTAGTTTTTGACATGTATGGGGTGCTATATCGTCACGCTGCCCCAGAAGTAATGCATTGGATTATTGGACAGTCTGGTGCTTATATTCAAGGGGTGAGTGCCCAACAATTTTTGACTGCTTGGGCACATGACCGTCATTCCATCGATGCTGGACTGGTCAGTTTGGAAGATTATTGGGCTCAAATGAATGAGCTTTGTAATGTTGATTTTGATTGGAAAACCTTCATCGACCTCGAAGCGAAATACTTTGGCAGCACGGATCATGAAATGCTAGATTTTGCCCGCGAAATTAAAGCGAGAGGCTATCGGATCGGGATTCTTTCAAATATTCCCGAGTATATGAACCGGGCAGTCTATGATCATTTGGAATGGTTTTCTGAATTTGACGTTGTAATCCGCTCATGTGAACACGGCTTAGCTAAGCCCGACCTCGAAATTTATCAACTGACTGCTCAACAACTGGGGATCGAACCGCAAAATATTCTCTTTCTCGACGACAATGAAGCGAATATAACCGGGGCGAAAAAAGCTGGCATGATAGCTCACCTTCACCATGACTTAGAGGAAACGCGCCGGATAGTTGACGATTTTCTCGCCGATTAG